The following proteins are co-located in the Echinicola sp. 20G genome:
- the dusB gene encoding tRNA dihydrouridine synthase DusB: MVKIGNLALGEFPLLLAPMEDVSDPPFRAVCKENGADLMYTEFISSEGLIRDAAKSVQKLDIFEYERPIGIQIFGNEIESMREAAAIAEAAGPDILDINYGCPVNKVACKGAGAGILLDIDKMVAMTAEIVKAVKIPVTVKTRLGWDSDTIRIVEVVERLQDVGIQAISVHARTRKQMYKGEADWTYLAKIKENPRIHIPLFGNGDIDSPERALDYRNRFGVDGMMIGRAAIGYPWIFNEIKHFFETGEKLAAPDLNERIRITKKHLDFSVKWKGEKLGILEMRRHYTNYFRGMPNFKPYRMQMVTADTYDEVAAVLDEVAVQFADYQFVAG, translated from the coding sequence GTGGTAAAAATAGGAAACTTAGCCTTAGGAGAATTTCCCTTACTGCTGGCACCGATGGAAGATGTCAGCGATCCGCCATTCAGAGCGGTATGTAAGGAAAATGGTGCAGACTTGATGTACACGGAATTTATCAGTTCAGAAGGACTGATCCGTGATGCGGCCAAGAGTGTTCAGAAATTGGATATTTTCGAATACGAGCGCCCTATTGGAATTCAGATTTTCGGAAATGAAATTGAGTCCATGCGGGAAGCGGCAGCCATTGCTGAAGCTGCTGGACCTGATATCCTGGACATTAATTACGGTTGCCCAGTCAACAAAGTCGCCTGCAAAGGTGCTGGAGCTGGCATCCTATTGGATATAGACAAAATGGTGGCCATGACCGCCGAGATTGTCAAAGCTGTCAAAATTCCCGTTACTGTAAAAACCCGTTTGGGCTGGGACAGTGACACCATCCGTATTGTGGAAGTGGTCGAAAGACTTCAGGATGTAGGTATTCAGGCCATCAGTGTGCATGCCCGCACCAGAAAGCAAATGTACAAGGGAGAAGCTGACTGGACTTATTTGGCCAAAATCAAGGAAAACCCACGCATCCACATCCCTCTTTTTGGAAATGGAGATATCGACAGCCCTGAGCGGGCCCTGGACTACCGAAACCGATTTGGGGTAGATGGCATGATGATAGGCCGAGCCGCCATTGGCTACCCTTGGATCTTCAACGAAATCAAGCATTTCTTTGAAACAGGTGAAAAACTGGCAGCACCAGACTTAAATGAAAGAATCCGCATCACTAAAAAGCATTTGGACTTTTCTGTGAAATGGAAAGGGGAAAAATTAGGAATCCTGGAAATGAGAAGGCATTACACGAACTATTTCCGCGGCATGCCCAATTTTAAGCCTTACCGCATGCAAATGGTTACCGCTGATACTTATGATGAAGTGGCTGCAGTGCTGGATGAGGTGGCAGTTCAGTTTGCAGATTATCAGTTCGTAGCAGGATAA
- a CDS encoding CPBP family intramembrane glutamic endopeptidase encodes MEIYKTQSQIAAKHNWLLSLVVLVLITFGVLALTQGIALVLIPFLFNIPFEDILPLFQGELDHPNGRMAMLFLQGLGGGQAFLLAGYIFSRFVEKASLGWEQQFNRVKFNSLLLMFPLLFGFILFDSAIVEWNMNVDFPTFMQGFEDFAREMEDQAMALTKYLTDFETPGEFILGLLVIGVFAGIGEEYLFRGIVQPKFHRYTGNAHWGVWIAAFVFSAIHFQFYGFFPRMLLGALFGYLYLYSGSLVYPMLGHVLNNSFTLVMVYLNKLGMVEFDIEEADGFSWYAVLLGLVIFVFCMRVFISQNSNTPSDGKVAESI; translated from the coding sequence ATGGAGATTTATAAAACCCAAAGTCAAATTGCTGCAAAACACAACTGGTTATTGTCTCTGGTTGTTCTTGTTTTGATCACTTTTGGCGTACTCGCACTGACTCAAGGAATTGCACTTGTTCTGATCCCATTTTTGTTCAATATCCCTTTTGAGGACATCCTACCCCTGTTTCAGGGTGAATTGGATCATCCCAATGGACGAATGGCCATGCTATTCCTTCAAGGTCTTGGCGGTGGACAGGCTTTTCTTTTGGCTGGATATATTTTTTCCAGGTTTGTAGAAAAAGCAAGTCTCGGATGGGAACAACAGTTTAACCGCGTAAAGTTCAATAGTTTACTGTTAATGTTTCCATTGCTGTTTGGATTTATTTTATTTGACTCGGCAATAGTGGAGTGGAATATGAATGTGGACTTTCCGACATTTATGCAAGGATTCGAGGATTTTGCCCGGGAAATGGAAGACCAGGCCATGGCGTTGACCAAGTACCTCACTGATTTCGAAACACCTGGAGAGTTTATTTTGGGCTTGCTCGTTATTGGTGTTTTTGCAGGTATTGGTGAAGAATATCTGTTTAGGGGGATTGTACAGCCCAAATTCCACCGATATACCGGGAATGCCCATTGGGGAGTGTGGATTGCTGCTTTTGTCTTTTCTGCCATTCACTTTCAGTTTTATGGTTTCTTTCCTAGGATGCTTTTGGGGGCGTTGTTTGGCTATTTATACCTGTACTCGGGAAGCTTAGTTTACCCGATGTTGGGACATGTTCTGAATAATTCCTTTACTTTAGTGATGGTGTACTTGAACAAGCTGGGAATGGTAGAGTTTGATATTGAAGAGGCAGATGGATTTTCTTGGTATGCGGTGCTGTTGGGATTAGTAATATTTGTATTCTGCATGCGTGTTTTTATTTCCCAAAACAGCAATACCCCTTCTGATGGAAAAGTGGCAGAAAGTATTTGA
- a CDS encoding putative signal transducing protein, whose protein sequence is MEKWQKVFESAILIRAEIVKGVLQEHDITAIVLNKKESVYQLHGSYHVMVTSENALEAVNIIKNEISF, encoded by the coding sequence ATGGAAAAGTGGCAGAAAGTATTTGAGTCAGCTATACTTATCCGGGCTGAGATTGTCAAGGGAGTTTTGCAAGAGCATGATATTACCGCCATTGTGCTCAATAAAAAAGAATCAGTTTATCAACTTCATGGAAGTTATCATGTGATGGTTACTTCTGAAAATGCCTTGGAGGCAGTTAATATTATCAAGAATGAGATATCGTTTTAA
- a CDS encoding phosphatidate cytidylyltransferase produces the protein MRYRFNISNYSELAQRVITALIGAGGIVAGCVYSEWTYFVIFGAILGFSQMEFYKLSGLDGMLPLKSFGTFLGLLIFIMSFLVEMQHMADKYYFLIFPMVSLIFFIKLYRKSDKKPFTGIAYTFLGIFYVAVPFSLLNMAAFSVDGSFHYEIIVGSLFILWASDSGAYFAGTKFGKTKLFERVSPKKSWEGSLGGAATAIATAYILSRYFMVIPEWKWFCIGGIIIIAGTYGDLIESLFKRSIAIKDSGKGLPGHGGFMDRFDGLLLSAPFIAAFLKIF, from the coding sequence ATGAGATATCGTTTTAATATATCCAACTACAGTGAGCTGGCACAGCGGGTCATTACTGCATTGATCGGAGCGGGGGGAATTGTAGCTGGATGTGTCTATAGTGAATGGACCTATTTTGTGATCTTTGGAGCCATTTTAGGGTTTTCACAAATGGAATTTTATAAGCTTTCCGGACTGGATGGGATGTTGCCTTTGAAGAGTTTCGGTACATTCTTGGGCTTATTGATCTTTATCATGTCCTTTTTGGTGGAGATGCAACACATGGCCGACAAATACTACTTTCTGATTTTCCCCATGGTCTCCTTGATCTTTTTTATCAAACTTTACAGGAAATCGGATAAGAAACCTTTTACAGGGATTGCTTATACTTTCTTGGGGATCTTCTATGTGGCAGTGCCATTTTCCTTGCTGAATATGGCTGCTTTTTCGGTGGATGGAAGCTTTCATTATGAAATCATTGTGGGCTCATTATTTATTTTGTGGGCAAGTGATAGTGGAGCGTATTTTGCTGGAACAAAATTCGGTAAGACGAAGTTGTTTGAGAGAGTATCTCCCAAGAAGTCTTGGGAAGGAAGCTTAGGTGGAGCGGCCACGGCTATTGCCACGGCATATATATTGAGCAGGTACTTTATGGTCATTCCCGAATGGAAATGGTTTTGCATTGGAGGAATCATCATTATAGCGGGAACATATGGAGACCTGATCGAGTCTTTATTCAAGCGAAGTATTGCAATCAAAGACTCTGGAAAAGGACTTCCCGGACATGGCGGATTTATGGATCGATTTGACGGATTGTTATTATCGGCCCCATTTATAGCTGCCTTTTTGAAAATATTTTAA
- a CDS encoding Glu/Leu/Phe/Val dehydrogenase has protein sequence MAYIEPAPIKDKENPLESMMERFNIAAEKLGLSEEVYSVLKNPAKQVIVSLPITMDNGKIKVFEGIRVIHSNILGPAKGGIRFAPDVHIDEVRALAAWMTWKCAVVDIPYGGGKGGVRCNPREMSPGEIERLVRAYTLAMIDVFGPDKDIPAPDMGTGPREMAWLMDEYSKANGTTVNAVVTGKPLVLGGSLGRTEATGRGVMVSALAAMEKLKINPFQATCAVQGFGNVGSWAALLLEERGLKVVSVSDISGAYYNSNGINIQEAINYRNGNLGTLEGFKGAEKLSDPAELLELEVDVLVPAAVEDVITKKNVDNIKAKLIVEGANGPTSFNADKIINEKGIMVVPDILANAGGVTVSYFEWVQNRLGYKWTAERVNRRSDRIMKEAFDHVYKASVKYDVPMRIAAYIVAIDKVAQTYQFRGGF, from the coding sequence ATGGCTTACATTGAACCGGCTCCTATAAAGGATAAAGAAAATCCACTGGAGTCAATGATGGAGAGGTTTAACATTGCAGCAGAAAAACTGGGCCTCTCAGAAGAGGTTTACAGTGTGCTCAAAAACCCCGCAAAACAAGTTATTGTTTCATTGCCGATCACCATGGATAATGGCAAGATCAAAGTATTTGAAGGAATCAGGGTGATCCATTCAAATATTCTGGGACCTGCCAAAGGCGGTATTCGCTTTGCCCCAGATGTGCATATTGACGAAGTGAGGGCCTTAGCGGCTTGGATGACTTGGAAATGTGCGGTGGTAGATATCCCCTATGGTGGTGGAAAAGGTGGCGTAAGGTGTAATCCAAGAGAAATGTCTCCTGGAGAGATCGAACGTTTGGTTAGGGCCTATACCTTGGCAATGATTGATGTGTTTGGTCCGGACAAGGACATTCCGGCTCCTGATATGGGAACTGGTCCAAGAGAAATGGCTTGGTTGATGGATGAATACTCCAAGGCCAATGGTACTACTGTCAATGCTGTGGTAACTGGCAAGCCTTTGGTATTGGGAGGTTCTTTAGGGAGAACAGAAGCCACTGGTAGAGGTGTAATGGTCTCCGCTTTGGCAGCCATGGAAAAATTAAAGATCAATCCTTTTCAGGCCACTTGTGCGGTACAGGGTTTTGGGAATGTAGGTTCTTGGGCGGCTCTGTTGTTGGAAGAAAGGGGACTGAAAGTAGTATCCGTTTCTGATATTTCCGGAGCTTACTATAATAGCAATGGGATCAATATTCAGGAAGCGATCAATTATAGAAATGGTAACCTTGGGACTTTGGAAGGGTTTAAAGGAGCTGAAAAGCTTTCTGATCCAGCTGAATTGCTAGAGCTTGAGGTGGATGTATTGGTGCCAGCTGCGGTGGAGGATGTGATTACCAAGAAAAATGTGGATAATATCAAAGCCAAACTGATAGTGGAAGGTGCCAACGGGCCTACCTCTTTCAATGCAGATAAGATTATCAATGAAAAAGGTATCATGGTCGTACCGGATATCTTGGCCAATGCCGGCGGAGTTACTGTTTCCTATTTTGAATGGGTGCAAAATAGGCTTGGCTACAAATGGACCGCAGAAAGGGTCAATAGACGTTCCGACCGAATCATGAAAGAGGCTTTTGACCATGTATATAAAGCATCTGTCAAATATGATGTGCCTATGCGGATTGCAGCTTATATCGTTGCGATTGACAAAGTAGCCCAAACCTATCAATTCCGTGGAGGCTTCTAA
- a CDS encoding phosphatidylserine decarboxylase family protein → MTIHKEGRKLLFWMLVILTGINIAAYQILPGQELVLNLILLASIIIYLLVLQFFRNPNIALPDDESLVYAPADGKVVVIEEAVEDEFLQEKRKQISIFMSPVNVHVNRSPISGIVEYFKYHPGKYMVAWHPKASYENERTTMVIKHAKSDVKLLVRQIAGAVARRIKYYVKEGDPLVQGGEFGFIKFGSRVDVFVPLDAEILVNIDDTTKGGVTPLARLK, encoded by the coding sequence ATGACCATACACAAAGAAGGAAGAAAATTATTATTCTGGATGCTGGTGATCCTTACAGGGATCAATATAGCTGCGTATCAGATTTTGCCGGGACAGGAACTTGTCCTGAACCTTATTCTCTTGGCCAGTATAATTATCTATTTGCTGGTTTTGCAGTTCTTTAGAAATCCCAACATTGCTTTACCGGATGATGAAAGTCTGGTGTATGCACCCGCAGATGGTAAAGTAGTGGTTATTGAAGAAGCAGTGGAAGACGAGTTTTTGCAAGAGAAGAGAAAGCAAATTTCCATCTTTATGTCTCCGGTCAATGTCCATGTGAACAGATCCCCGATCAGTGGTATTGTGGAGTATTTCAAATACCATCCCGGAAAATACATGGTGGCATGGCATCCAAAGGCCAGCTATGAAAATGAAAGAACAACCATGGTGATCAAGCATGCAAAAAGTGATGTGAAGCTGTTGGTGAGGCAGATTGCTGGTGCTGTTGCCAGAAGGATCAAGTATTACGTTAAAGAAGGAGATCCTTTGGTGCAAGGTGGCGAGTTTGGTTTTATCAAATTTGGTTCTAGGGTGGATGTTTTTGTTCCCTTGGATGCAGAGATACTGGTAAATATTGATGATACCACCAAAGGTGGTGTGACTCCTCTGGCACGATTAAAGTAA
- the rbfA gene encoding 30S ribosome-binding factor RbfA yields MESKRQQKYSKLIQKEIGEIFQRESKPLVGNAMVTVTRVLMSPDLGVAKVYLSFLLANNKEMLENIDSHKKEIRRHLGNRIGKSVRVVPELIFYPDDSSAYAQHMDKVIGDLNIPEAPEEEDEDED; encoded by the coding sequence ATGGAAAGCAAGAGACAACAAAAGTATTCAAAGTTAATTCAAAAAGAAATTGGTGAGATCTTCCAGAGGGAGTCTAAGCCCTTGGTAGGAAATGCAATGGTGACAGTGACCAGGGTTTTGATGAGCCCAGACCTGGGAGTGGCCAAGGTATATCTCAGCTTTTTATTGGCCAACAATAAAGAAATGTTGGAGAATATTGATTCCCATAAAAAGGAAATTAGAAGACATTTGGGAAACAGGATAGGGAAATCCGTTCGTGTAGTGCCGGAATTGATTTTTTATCCAGATGACTCTTCTGCTTATGCTCAGCATATGGACAAGGTTATCGGTGATCTTAATATTCCTGAAGCACCAGAGGAGGAGGATGAAGACGAAGATTGA
- a CDS encoding FtsX-like permease family protein yields the protein MNLSFFIASRYFRSKKKRNFINVLSWIAMVGVAVGTTALIVVLSVFNGLEDLIRGLYGSFDADLKIEASLGKSFEATEGWLDSLSNVEGVAVLTEVVEDNALLKYGDDQIIVTMKGVSDNFLDDHRFSTGNLTGDKTLGTDLMPKAIVGRGVGYFLGIDPKNEFEKLRVYYPKAPRAGTLDPRQMYNSGMLGFGSFYSVEKKFDDNYVVVPLSFALDVMDYGDKRTSLEVMVSEGQDVEKVKDRLRAILGDAFTIKNKDEQHAGLIRAIRIEKLFVFITLTFILAVASFNIFFSLSMLAIEKKKDIAVMLAMGATEKLIRSIYIKQGAIIAFSGALIGLVLGYLLCWLQQSFGLVSLGVSSSVVNSYPVEIIWTDFVWTSLSVLMITFLASYRPATIATKVNTIEHL from the coding sequence GTGAACCTATCCTTTTTTATTGCATCCCGGTATTTTCGAAGCAAAAAGAAAAGAAACTTTATCAATGTTCTTTCATGGATTGCCATGGTAGGAGTGGCAGTAGGCACTACTGCTTTAATCGTGGTACTTTCTGTTTTCAATGGATTGGAAGATTTGATCAGGGGGCTTTATGGCTCCTTTGATGCGGATTTGAAGATTGAAGCCAGCTTGGGCAAGTCATTTGAAGCGACGGAAGGCTGGTTAGATAGTCTCAGTAATGTAGAAGGGGTGGCTGTTTTGACTGAAGTAGTGGAAGACAATGCGTTGCTCAAATATGGGGATGACCAGATCATCGTTACCATGAAAGGTGTGAGTGATAATTTTTTGGACGACCATCGTTTCAGCACTGGGAACTTAACAGGTGATAAAACTTTGGGGACTGATTTGATGCCAAAGGCCATTGTGGGACGAGGTGTTGGTTATTTTTTAGGCATAGACCCAAAGAACGAATTTGAAAAATTAAGAGTGTACTACCCTAAGGCTCCCCGAGCAGGCACATTGGACCCAAGACAAATGTACAATTCTGGTATGTTGGGATTTGGAAGCTTTTACAGTGTGGAGAAGAAGTTTGATGACAATTATGTAGTGGTTCCCTTGTCTTTTGCTTTGGATGTGATGGATTATGGGGATAAGAGAACATCCTTGGAGGTTATGGTAAGTGAAGGTCAGGATGTGGAAAAAGTAAAAGATAGATTGAGGGCGATTTTGGGAGATGCTTTTACCATAAAAAACAAAGACGAGCAACATGCCGGCTTGATTAGGGCCATCAGAATAGAAAAGCTGTTTGTTTTCATCACGCTTACTTTTATCCTAGCAGTTGCTTCCTTTAATATTTTCTTTTCACTGAGTATGTTGGCCATTGAAAAGAAAAAAGATATTGCGGTCATGTTGGCGATGGGGGCTACTGAAAAACTCATTCGATCCATTTATATCAAACAAGGAGCGATCATTGCATTTTCAGGAGCATTGATTGGCTTGGTATTGGGGTACCTTTTGTGCTGGCTGCAGCAGAGTTTTGGCTTAGTTTCTTTAGGGGTAAGTTCTTCTGTGGTCAACAGCTATCCAGTTGAAATCATTTGGACGGATTTTGTCTGGACGAGCTTGAGTGTACTTATGATAACTTTTTTAGCTTCCTATAGACCTGCTACTATTGCCACAAAAGTCAATACCATAGAGCATTTATAA